The Brevibacillus brevis genome contains a region encoding:
- a CDS encoding RNA polymerase sigma-70 factor, whose translation MEALYKQYKGLMFRLAYQMLGSATDAEDIVQDVFVKSHDVSLEQMSEPKAYLCKMTTNRCLDLLKSARKKRELYTGPWLPEPISTPDADSYDSVIIKDLLSYAMLVLLERLSPAERAVFVLREAFDFQYDEIAELVGKTEANCRKIVSRAKKKMGIDPAEPHLPPEKEFGEEWIGRFLSALEHGNVETLLTLLATDAVLLSDGGGKVTAALHPILSGERVASFLLGLMRSFSKRPDFSVELAPVNNQTGFVIRQDGRIDTVVFLHIEHGVIRNLYFVRNPDKLRFIES comes from the coding sequence ATGGAGGCTCTGTACAAACAATATAAGGGGCTCATGTTCCGCCTTGCCTATCAGATGCTTGGCTCGGCCACGGATGCGGAGGATATCGTGCAGGACGTATTCGTGAAGTCCCATGATGTCTCGCTGGAGCAGATGTCCGAACCGAAGGCCTACCTGTGCAAAATGACCACAAACCGCTGCCTCGATTTGTTAAAATCGGCCCGCAAAAAACGGGAGCTGTACACTGGACCATGGCTGCCAGAGCCCATCTCTACCCCTGATGCAGACAGCTATGATTCTGTCATTATCAAAGATTTGCTATCCTACGCAATGCTCGTCCTCTTGGAGCGGCTGTCTCCCGCAGAACGAGCGGTGTTCGTCCTGCGAGAAGCCTTTGACTTCCAATACGACGAGATTGCCGAGCTGGTTGGAAAAACCGAAGCGAATTGCCGCAAGATCGTTAGTCGGGCAAAAAAGAAAATGGGGATTGATCCTGCGGAACCTCATCTCCCCCCAGAAAAAGAGTTCGGCGAAGAATGGATCGGCCGTTTTCTGTCTGCGCTGGAGCACGGAAATGTTGAGACATTGCTCACGCTGCTTGCCACAGATGCGGTATTGCTCTCCGACGGCGGCGGCAAGGTCACCGCAGCTCTGCATCCGATCCTATCTGGCGAACGCGTGGCTTCCTTCTTGCTCGGTTTGATGCGCAGCTTCTCGAAGCGTCCAGATTTTTCTGTAGAGCTCGCACCTGTAAACAACCAGACCGGGTTTGTGATCAGACAGGACGGCAGAATCGACACCGTGGTGTTTTTGCATATCGAACATGGAGTCATTCGCAACCTCTACTTTGTCAGAAATCCTGATAAGCTAAGATTCATAGAGTCGTAG
- a CDS encoding NAD(P)/FAD-dependent oxidoreductase, with amino-acid sequence MKEVTCVIVGGGYAGINALKAVRDTCKGRPIRFILLDKEPHHLRKVLLFKPAAAKTDISIPLKNLFPEGVEFVQGTVTSIKGKEKTLLFRNKNGQEQPLPYDILILAVGSVIRQPEPEQGGIALTGVEAAESIRDKWLANMRQAVHEKQPSERERLLTIAVAGAGISGMETAAEMAFAMRGEAKSLGIHPDEVKVYLINAQNRLFMEGSAKMGRKLESALTDGGLTILHGQKALHERDGMLTLASGRTLAVGLCVWSLGLQPNPALRSMGVPLTTHGQVVVDESYRVAGTPGVYSIGDCARIVDPASGQADTMTCKEASGQAIRLGKIVLADLEGTPAPTHKSYMDIYCVGLGPERGMVWTRKWGLDIILTGKLGWKFREFTWNIASMIK; translated from the coding sequence ATGAAAGAAGTAACATGTGTGATTGTCGGAGGCGGGTACGCAGGTATCAACGCACTAAAAGCCGTTCGGGATACATGCAAAGGACGCCCGATCCGCTTCATCTTACTTGATAAAGAGCCTCATCACCTTCGCAAAGTCCTGTTGTTCAAACCAGCTGCTGCCAAAACAGACATCTCGATTCCGCTAAAAAATCTGTTTCCAGAGGGCGTCGAATTCGTGCAAGGTACAGTCACGTCGATCAAAGGGAAGGAGAAAACCCTCTTATTCCGGAACAAAAACGGCCAAGAACAACCGTTGCCCTACGACATTCTCATCCTGGCAGTAGGAAGCGTCATTCGCCAACCGGAACCAGAGCAAGGCGGCATTGCTTTGACGGGCGTCGAGGCGGCCGAGTCCATTCGGGATAAGTGGCTTGCCAACATGCGCCAAGCCGTCCATGAGAAACAGCCATCCGAACGAGAGCGATTGTTGACGATCGCCGTTGCGGGAGCGGGCATCAGCGGGATGGAGACTGCTGCAGAAATGGCTTTTGCCATGCGTGGGGAAGCGAAGAGCCTCGGCATCCATCCTGATGAAGTCAAAGTCTATCTCATCAACGCACAAAATCGTTTGTTTATGGAAGGGTCCGCCAAAATGGGGCGCAAGCTGGAGAGTGCACTCACGGATGGCGGCCTAACCATTCTGCATGGTCAAAAGGCACTTCATGAGCGGGACGGAATGCTGACGCTAGCCAGTGGTCGCACACTTGCTGTCGGGCTGTGCGTCTGGTCGCTTGGCTTGCAGCCTAATCCCGCATTGCGCAGCATGGGCGTGCCACTGACCACACACGGACAGGTGGTCGTCGATGAATCCTATCGTGTAGCGGGAACGCCGGGGGTGTACAGTATTGGCGATTGTGCACGCATCGTAGATCCAGCAAGCGGTCAAGCGGACACGATGACCTGCAAGGAAGCCTCCGGACAGGCGATACGTTTGGGAAAAATTGTGCTGGCTGACTTGGAAGGAACCCCTGCTCCCACACACAAAAGCTACATGGACATTTACTGCGTCGGGCTCGGCCCTGAACGCGGAATGGTTTGGACGAGAAAATGGGGACTCGATATCATTTTGACAGGGAAATTGGGGTGGAAATTTCGCGAGTTCACCTGGAATATTGCCAGCATGATAAAATAA
- a CDS encoding GNAT family N-acetyltransferase, translating into MSYNIYTFAQRSDLEDQADALIEASWSAFMLNDEVANEYYGHLYDWFSSYQFMLTDEADKVMAVGNAIPFYWDGTAEGLPKGWDDVFLQGIEDYRQEKQPNALSALSISIDPQYRGLGLSKQMVTSMKDIAKENGLVHLVAPVRPSLKHKYPLTPMDKYIQWKTSDDAPFDPWVRTHWKLGAKIMQVAPESMLIRGNLKDWESWTGMKFPESGSYIIPDALVPVQVDVEKDEVVYIEPNIWMQHVL; encoded by the coding sequence ATGTCATACAACATCTACACTTTCGCACAAAGATCGGATCTAGAAGATCAAGCTGATGCACTCATTGAAGCAAGCTGGTCTGCCTTCATGCTGAATGACGAAGTGGCTAACGAATATTACGGTCATCTGTATGACTGGTTCTCTTCTTATCAATTCATGCTGACGGACGAGGCTGACAAGGTAATGGCTGTAGGAAATGCGATTCCCTTTTATTGGGATGGCACTGCAGAAGGGCTGCCAAAAGGCTGGGATGATGTCTTTCTGCAAGGGATTGAAGACTACCGCCAAGAAAAACAGCCAAACGCGTTATCGGCACTCTCCATCTCCATCGATCCCCAGTATCGCGGACTCGGTCTGAGCAAGCAGATGGTTACATCGATGAAGGATATCGCCAAGGAAAATGGCTTGGTGCACTTGGTGGCACCTGTACGTCCATCGCTCAAGCACAAGTACCCGCTCACGCCAATGGACAAGTACATTCAGTGGAAAACGAGCGATGACGCTCCTTTTGATCCGTGGGTGCGCACGCATTGGAAGTTGGGAGCGAAAATCATGCAGGTGGCGCCGGAATCCATGCTGATCAGAGGAAATCTGAAGGATTGGGAAAGCTGGACAGGGATGAAATTCCCGGAGTCCGGATCGTACATCATTCCAGACGCATTAGTTCCCGTGCAAGTTGACGTGGAAAAGGACGAAGTGGTATATATCGAGCCGAATATTTGGATGCAGCATGTTTTATAA
- a CDS encoding sigma-70 family RNA polymerase sigma factor, translating into MNEVETMPASLEVTREARLKWLMQQYGEKIFHLVSLTVKNHALADDITQNVFIKAYRHLDQFRGDGQIKHWLYKIAMNESKKHFRSWSFRNIFPTMDDHLGDLMDRQANNQVEEEILNRVKREEIVTYIQSLAPKYRQVILLHYYEDLSIAEVAEILSVSQEVVRTRLHRARKQLKKTMSKEVKG; encoded by the coding sequence TTGAACGAAGTTGAAACAATGCCAGCGAGTCTGGAGGTTACACGGGAAGCCAGACTGAAATGGCTAATGCAGCAATACGGGGAGAAGATTTTTCATCTGGTGAGTCTCACGGTAAAGAATCATGCCTTGGCGGACGATATTACCCAAAACGTGTTTATCAAAGCATATCGGCATCTCGATCAGTTCCGGGGGGACGGACAGATCAAGCATTGGCTCTACAAGATCGCGATGAATGAAAGCAAAAAGCATTTTCGGTCTTGGTCGTTCCGCAACATTTTTCCGACGATGGATGATCATCTGGGCGACCTGATGGATCGGCAGGCAAACAATCAGGTAGAGGAAGAGATATTGAACCGGGTGAAGCGGGAAGAGATCGTCACATACATTCAATCGCTTGCACCGAAATACAGGCAGGTTATCCTCTTGCACTATTACGAAGACCTGTCGATTGCGGAAGTAGCGGAGATTCTCTCGGTTTCGCAGGAGGTCGTCCGTACGCGTTTGCATCGAGCCAGAAAGCAATTGAAGAAGACCATGTCTAAGGAGGTAAAAGGATGA
- a CDS encoding dimethylarginine dimethylaminohydrolase family protein, whose translation MFQGSQSMVKKMKTVIIKHPHQAFISQEHLDQSWKTFNYTDRPDWDTALHEYAKFEAILREHVENVLHLPQSDKTGLDSIYAHDPVKFTSKGAIILKSGKELRQGEAEVYKAFLEENNIPILGQLTGDALSDGGDLVWLDEKTLAIGLGFRTNEAAIAQITEMVKDFTDEIIVVQLPYDRGPSECLHLMSIISMVDHNLAVVYSKLMPVFFRQLLIDRGIQLIEVPDHEYDNLGSNVLALAPRVCMVVAGNPITKQRLLDAGATVYEYEGEEISYKGTGGPTCLTSPVERV comes from the coding sequence ATGTTCCAAGGCAGCCAATCCATGGTCAAAAAGATGAAAACCGTCATCATCAAGCATCCCCATCAAGCATTTATCAGTCAAGAACATCTCGATCAATCGTGGAAAACCTTCAACTATACAGACCGCCCTGACTGGGACACGGCTCTTCATGAGTACGCCAAATTCGAAGCGATCCTGCGCGAGCATGTGGAAAATGTCTTGCATTTGCCACAATCCGATAAGACCGGATTGGATTCCATTTACGCCCACGACCCGGTGAAATTCACTTCCAAAGGGGCGATCATTCTCAAATCTGGCAAGGAGCTCCGTCAGGGAGAAGCAGAAGTATACAAAGCCTTTTTAGAAGAAAACAATATTCCGATCCTGGGACAGCTCACAGGCGATGCCTTGTCAGATGGCGGCGATCTCGTGTGGCTGGATGAAAAAACGCTCGCGATCGGCCTTGGCTTCCGTACGAACGAAGCGGCTATCGCTCAAATTACGGAAATGGTCAAGGATTTTACGGATGAAATCATCGTCGTCCAGCTTCCGTATGATCGCGGTCCTTCGGAATGTCTGCATCTAATGTCGATTATCAGCATGGTCGATCATAATTTGGCAGTCGTCTACTCCAAGCTGATGCCTGTATTTTTCCGCCAACTGCTCATCGACAGAGGCATTCAGTTAATTGAGGTACCGGATCATGAGTACGATAATCTTGGCAGCAATGTTCTCGCCCTCGCGCCGCGTGTGTGCATGGTCGTGGCAGGCAACCCGATTACCAAGCAGCGCCTCCTCGACGCAGGTGCGACTGTGTACGAGTATGAGGGCGAGGAGATTTCTTACAAGGGAACAGGTGGGCCTACTTGCCTGACAAGCCCGGTGGAGAGAGTGTAA
- a CDS encoding IclR family transcriptional regulator — translation MIQSFDRAMAIATALSSDEHRKWWTINDLAKECQLPVSTIYRLLYTLMKHGLVEQDAATKQYTLGIKWMEFGLRVLDRIDYRKVIKPMIEELAREVNESVYFSQPSGLESIVVDRVDSQHNIRIYDQLGLRIPMHIGAANKVVLAHMPVEEARQTVVQLVGEEQAPAFMEKLQEIRAAGHAVSFAERTENTASVAAPVIDYTQKVIGALSIGIVTYDLKEERLQYLIERVKDVAHKTSQRLGGLSKA, via the coding sequence GTGATCCAATCGTTTGATCGAGCGATGGCGATTGCAACGGCACTTTCGTCGGACGAGCATAGAAAATGGTGGACGATCAATGATTTAGCGAAGGAATGCCAGCTTCCGGTCAGCACCATTTATCGACTGTTGTACACGTTGATGAAGCATGGACTGGTAGAGCAGGATGCTGCGACCAAGCAATATACGTTGGGGATTAAATGGATGGAGTTCGGCTTGCGGGTGCTCGATCGGATCGATTATCGCAAAGTAATCAAGCCGATGATCGAGGAGCTCGCCAGAGAAGTGAACGAAAGTGTTTATTTCAGTCAGCCTAGCGGACTCGAATCCATTGTCGTCGATCGCGTAGACAGTCAGCACAATATTCGCATATACGACCAGTTGGGCTTGCGGATTCCGATGCATATCGGTGCGGCCAATAAAGTCGTGCTTGCACACATGCCTGTGGAAGAAGCCAGACAAACGGTAGTCCAGCTCGTGGGTGAAGAGCAGGCGCCTGCTTTTATGGAGAAGCTCCAGGAGATCAGAGCAGCTGGTCATGCGGTCAGCTTTGCGGAACGGACGGAAAATACGGCGTCCGTCGCAGCACCGGTGATTGATTACACCCAAAAGGTAATCGGGGCGTTAAGCATTGGAATTGTTACGTATGATTTGAAGGAGGAACGGCTCCAGTATTTGATTGAACGGGTAAAGGATGTCGCTCACAAAACCTCGCAACGGCTAGGCGGCCTGTCAAAGGCTTGA
- a CDS encoding RNA polymerase sigma factor: MQDTVDYEARIKAIYREHYRDVYQYLYYFTGKREHAEDLTQEVFIRVLDALARYEERSSVKTWILHIAKHVAIDDYRKRRVQTLFGMDLLKGLPSLLGRPEAELASKEEQLEIEQAMQKMKPHHRNVLILRGIKAYSIRETAEILGTSEAKVRVDFHRATKELKKVLHVDWIGGLANEYSK; the protein is encoded by the coding sequence GTGCAGGACACAGTCGATTACGAAGCGCGGATTAAAGCGATCTATCGCGAGCATTACCGTGATGTCTATCAATATCTCTACTACTTTACGGGGAAGCGTGAGCATGCGGAGGATTTGACACAGGAAGTGTTTATCCGGGTCTTGGACGCTTTAGCCAGATATGAAGAGCGTTCCAGTGTGAAGACATGGATTTTGCATATTGCCAAGCATGTCGCCATCGATGATTACCGGAAGAGGCGGGTGCAAACGCTTTTTGGCATGGATTTGTTAAAAGGGCTGCCTTCTCTTCTGGGAAGGCCGGAAGCGGAGCTGGCTTCCAAGGAAGAACAGCTGGAAATTGAGCAGGCGATGCAGAAAATGAAGCCGCATCATCGGAATGTACTGATTTTGCGTGGCATCAAGGCCTACAGTATTCGGGAAACGGCAGAAATCCTCGGGACAAGCGAAGCCAAGGTCCGCGTAGATTTTCATCGGGCCACAAAAGAACTCAAAAAAGTTTTGCATGTCGATTGGATAGGAGGGTTGGCCAATGAATACTCCAAATGA